In Lactococcus paracarnosus, a genomic segment contains:
- the fabG gene encoding 3-oxoacyl-[acyl-carrier-protein] reductase has translation MEITNKNVFISGSTRGIGLAIAHHFAANGANIILNGRSEIAADLLASFDQYGVKVTGVSGDVSDFDDAKRMIDEATTTLGSVDILINNAGITADKLMLKMTADDFEKVLKINLTGAFNMTQAVLKPMTKARQGAIINMTSVVGLMGNIGQANYAASKAGLIGLTKSVAREVAGRNIRVNAIAPGFIESDMTDVLSDKVKDTMKAQIPMKRFGNTDEIATTALFLASQEYITGQTIAIDGGMSMQ, from the coding sequence ATGGAAATTACAAATAAGAACGTCTTTATTTCTGGATCAACACGTGGTATTGGTCTAGCAATTGCCCATCATTTTGCGGCTAATGGTGCAAACATTATCCTTAATGGTCGCTCAGAAATAGCTGCTGATTTGCTTGCTAGTTTTGACCAATATGGGGTAAAAGTGACGGGTGTTTCAGGTGATGTTAGTGATTTTGATGATGCAAAACGTATGATTGATGAAGCAACAACAACACTTGGTAGTGTTGATATTCTGATTAATAATGCAGGAATTACTGCTGACAAATTAATGCTTAAAATGACAGCAGATGATTTTGAAAAAGTGCTAAAAATCAACCTAACGGGTGCTTTTAACATGACACAGGCTGTTTTGAAACCTATGACTAAAGCGCGCCAAGGTGCGATTATCAATATGACCTCTGTTGTCGGATTGATGGGAAATATCGGTCAAGCAAACTATGCTGCTTCAAAAGCTGGTTTGATTGGTCTGACAAAATCAGTGGCTCGTGAAGTTGCTGGTCGTAATATTCGCGTTAATGCTATTGCACCAGGCTTTATCGAAAGTGATATGACAGATGTCTTATCTGATAAAGTGAAGGATACGATGAAAGCGCAGATTCCGATGAAACGTTTTGGTAATACTGACGAAATTGCAACAACTGCGCTATTCCTTGCTAGCCAAGAATATATTACTGGTCAAACAATCGCCATTGATGGCGGGATGAGCATGCAGTAA
- the fabD gene encoding ACP S-malonyltransferase: MTKTGLLFAGQGAQKLGMARDLYDNFDIVKKTYDEAAEILGYDLRQLIDQDAEQLAETKYTQPAILTTSVAILRLLDSKGVTYDVVAGLSLGEYSALVASGSLLFSDALKLVAKRGQYMAEAAPTGSGKMVAVMNTSSDVIETACQEASVKGIVSPANYNTPAQIVIGGEVAAVDEAMALLTQAGVKRMIPLNVSGPFHTALLKPASDKLAVELEKVDFHDFKKPLISNTTAQVMSFEEIKSLLTRQVMEPVKFYASIDTMLALGVTDFIEIGPGKVLSGFIKKIDKTVGMTQVDDLASLNALLEK; encoded by the coding sequence ATGACTAAAACTGGTCTTTTATTCGCGGGTCAAGGTGCTCAAAAATTGGGTATGGCACGTGATTTATATGATAATTTTGATATTGTCAAAAAAACCTATGATGAAGCTGCTGAAATTTTGGGCTATGATTTGCGTCAGTTGATTGATCAGGATGCTGAACAACTAGCTGAAACCAAATATACACAGCCTGCGATTTTAACAACTTCAGTGGCCATTTTGCGCTTACTTGACTCTAAGGGTGTTACCTATGATGTCGTTGCTGGTCTATCTTTAGGAGAATATTCAGCCTTAGTGGCAAGCGGTAGCCTCTTATTTTCTGATGCCTTAAAACTGGTGGCAAAACGTGGCCAGTATATGGCAGAAGCAGCACCTACAGGATCAGGTAAGATGGTGGCAGTCATGAACACGAGTTCGGATGTCATTGAAACAGCCTGTCAAGAAGCCTCGGTAAAAGGGATTGTCAGCCCTGCGAATTACAATACACCAGCACAGATTGTCATCGGTGGTGAAGTTGCAGCAGTTGATGAAGCGATGGCCTTACTCACACAAGCTGGTGTCAAAAGAATGATTCCTTTAAACGTATCAGGACCATTTCACACAGCCTTGCTCAAACCAGCATCTGATAAGTTAGCGGTCGAACTTGAAAAAGTCGACTTTCATGACTTCAAGAAGCCTTTGATATCTAACACAACTGCTCAGGTGATGTCATTTGAAGAGATCAAATCACTTCTGACACGTCAAGTCATGGAACCAGTCAAATTTTATGCCTCAATTGATACGATGTTAGCACTCGGTGTAACAGACTTTATTGAAATTGGGCCAGGTAAAGTCTTATCTGGATTTATCAAGAAAATCGATAAGACTGTTGGCATGACACAGGTTGATGACTTGGCTTCGCTAAATGCACTTTTGGAGAAATAA
- the fabK gene encoding enoyl-[acyl-carrier-protein] reductase FabK has product MKTKITELLNIEYPIFQGGMAWIADGDLAGAVSKAGGFGIIGGGNAPKEIVKGHIKRIREITDKPFAVNVMLHSPFVDDIVDLVIEEGVKVVTTGAGSPKKYMDRFKAAGMIVIPVVASVAQAKSMSRIGVDAIVAEGMEGGGHIGQLTTMTLVRQVSDAVDLPVIAAGGIADGKGMAAGFMLGADAVQVGTRFIVATESNAHQNYKDKVLKAKDISTVVSASHFGHAVRAIKNQLTKDFEQAELAAFKQEDPDLSVFEEMGAGKLPASVIHGDVDNGSVMAGQISGLVRKEESVEAIILDLYNGFQAEIKASVKWLD; this is encoded by the coding sequence ATGAAAACTAAAATAACTGAACTACTCAACATTGAATATCCTATCTTCCAAGGTGGCATGGCTTGGATTGCTGATGGTGATCTAGCAGGAGCTGTCTCTAAAGCAGGCGGTTTTGGTATTATCGGCGGTGGCAATGCGCCAAAAGAAATCGTTAAAGGTCATATTAAACGGATTAGAGAAATTACAGACAAACCGTTTGCTGTGAATGTTATGCTACATTCTCCTTTCGTTGATGATATTGTAGATCTTGTCATTGAAGAAGGTGTGAAGGTCGTAACGACAGGAGCTGGCTCTCCTAAAAAATACATGGACCGCTTTAAGGCTGCTGGTATGATTGTCATTCCAGTTGTTGCAAGCGTTGCTCAGGCTAAATCTATGTCGCGTATTGGCGTTGATGCCATTGTCGCAGAGGGCATGGAAGGTGGCGGTCATATTGGTCAACTGACAACGATGACCTTAGTTCGCCAAGTCTCAGATGCTGTAGATTTGCCTGTCATTGCTGCAGGTGGTATTGCTGATGGTAAAGGGATGGCTGCTGGTTTCATGCTAGGTGCTGATGCGGTTCAAGTCGGTACACGGTTTATCGTAGCGACAGAATCAAACGCCCACCAAAATTACAAAGACAAAGTGTTGAAAGCCAAAGATATTTCAACAGTTGTTTCAGCGAGCCATTTTGGTCATGCGGTGCGTGCCATCAAAAATCAATTAACAAAAGATTTTGAGCAAGCTGAATTAGCAGCCTTTAAACAAGAAGATCCTGATTTATCTGTGTTTGAGGAAATGGGTGCAGGCAAATTACCTGCTTCAGTGATTCATGGTGATGTTGATAATGGGTCAGTTATGGCAGGTCAAATCTCTGGTTTAGTTCGTAAAGAAGAAAGTGTTGAAGCTATCATTTTAGATTTATACAACGGATTCCAAGCTGAGATTAAAGCATCTGTTAAGTGGTTAGATTAA
- a CDS encoding acyl carrier protein — translation MSVFEKVQEIIVEELGKEASEISLETSFESLDADSLDIFQIINEIEDEYDIAIETEDGLNTVGDLVKFVDAKIAE, via the coding sequence ATGTCTGTATTTGAAAAAGTTCAAGAAATTATTGTTGAAGAACTCGGTAAAGAAGCAAGTGAAATTTCACTTGAAACATCATTTGAATCACTTGATGCTGACTCACTTGACATCTTCCAAATCATTAACGAAATTGAAGATGAATACGATATCGCAATCGAAACTGAAGATGGCTTAAACACTGTAGGTGACCTAGTCAAATTCGTAGATGCGAAAATTGCTGAATAA
- a CDS encoding beta-ketoacyl-ACP synthase III: MSFGKITAVAHYAPEQVVTNEDLTKVMDTSDEWIKSRTGIEQRHISSNENTSDLATKVGQQLLAESKLAAEAIDFIIVATISPDASMPSTASLVQAKLGAVNAFTFDLTAACSGFIYALSVADKLMTSGVYKNGIVIGAEVLSKVVDWTDRATSVLFGDGAGGVLLQSSSQGPLILSESLKSDGSRSQSLTSNLTQPNSPFSKATQENDLFLKMDGRAIFDFAVRDVPKNILETLEKGNLSPEAVDYFLLHQANSRILDKMARKIKVDRAKFLQNMQEYGNTSAASIPILLSEAVASGTIKLDGTQKIVLTGFGGGLTWGTLVVKI, translated from the coding sequence ATGAGTTTTGGCAAGATCACGGCAGTTGCACACTATGCACCTGAGCAAGTCGTGACAAATGAAGATTTAACTAAGGTGATGGACACCTCTGATGAATGGATTAAGTCACGAACAGGTATAGAACAGAGACATATTTCCTCAAATGAGAATACCTCTGATTTAGCAACTAAGGTTGGTCAACAGTTATTAGCAGAAAGTAAGCTTGCAGCTGAAGCAATTGATTTTATCATCGTAGCGACGATTTCACCAGATGCTAGTATGCCTAGTACGGCAAGTCTTGTACAGGCCAAACTAGGTGCTGTAAATGCTTTTACCTTTGATTTGACTGCTGCTTGTAGTGGCTTTATCTATGCCCTGTCTGTCGCCGATAAACTGATGACCAGTGGTGTTTATAAAAATGGGATTGTGATTGGTGCTGAAGTATTATCAAAGGTTGTTGATTGGACTGACAGAGCAACGAGTGTCCTATTCGGAGATGGTGCTGGTGGTGTTTTACTACAATCATCTAGTCAAGGGCCTCTGATTTTGTCTGAGTCTCTTAAATCAGACGGTAGTCGTTCTCAGAGTTTAACGAGTAATTTAACGCAACCCAACTCACCATTTTCAAAAGCTACTCAAGAAAATGACTTGTTTCTGAAGATGGATGGGCGTGCTATATTTGATTTTGCTGTACGTGATGTGCCAAAAAATATTTTGGAGACGCTTGAAAAGGGAAATCTTAGTCCAGAAGCAGTAGATTATTTCCTTTTACACCAAGCTAATTCAAGAATTTTAGATAAAATGGCTCGCAAAATAAAAGTAGATCGCGCAAAATTCCTACAAAATATGCAGGAATATGGCAACACAAGTGCAGCAAGCATACCGATTCTCTTGTCAGAAGCGGTGGCATCAGGAACTATCAAATTAGATGGCACACAAAAAATTGTGTTAACTGGTTTTGGTGGTGGCTTGACATGGGGCACACTTGTTGTTAAAATTTAA
- the fabT gene encoding fatty acid biosynthesis transcriptional regulator FabT — translation MAVDYTKINQYLTHIFNNVLIIEEAALRSSRFSDVSIKEMHTLDSIGEAKVTTPSDIAKDLMLTVGTVTVSLNRLEKKGYIERYRSESDRRVVHVSLSQRGRLLYRLHRKFHQKMVKRFVADLPEDSVEILQTGLENLHTFLEEIR, via the coding sequence TTGGCAGTAGATTACACAAAAATAAATCAATATCTAACGCACATCTTTAATAATGTCTTGATTATTGAAGAGGCGGCCTTAAGATCATCACGATTTTCAGATGTATCGATTAAGGAAATGCATACACTTGATAGTATAGGTGAAGCAAAAGTGACAACCCCGAGTGATATTGCAAAAGATCTGATGTTGACGGTTGGTACGGTTACCGTATCGCTGAATCGGTTAGAGAAAAAGGGCTATATAGAACGCTATCGTAGTGAGAGTGATCGTCGTGTCGTCCATGTTTCTTTATCACAACGTGGTCGCTTGCTCTATCGCCTGCATCGAAAATTTCATCAAAAGATGGTGAAACGGTTTGTAGCAGATCTGCCAGAAGATTCAGTAGAGATTCTACAGACAGGATTGGAAAATCTTCACACTTTTTTGGAGGAAATTAGATGA
- a CDS encoding NAD(P)H-dependent flavin oxidoreductase, protein MNLPELKIGDLTAKIPVIQGGMGIGISLNRLAGSVAAQGGIGILSTAQIGFQEDKFQRASVRTNLQTIKKQLDKARSFAKGGILGFNVMVASFRYDEVVKATVEAGADVIISGAGLPMNLPELVGNAKTKIAPIVSSVKAAKIILRNWAKKYNRTADFVVIEGPKAGGHLGFKATEIEHAMQTMDDEVVKIIAHIKEYEEKFDTTIPVVFAGGVWDRADIEHYLNLGCSGVQMATRFIGTEECDAPDDFKDRFLKATEDDIHLTTSPVGLPGRAIDNKFTETISAGVADYKAQAAPKTPIIPIAKCLNCLQVKLCDRKTIPYCISEALLNSVEHNTDMGLIFSGTNGYKINEITTVKAIFEELTA, encoded by the coding sequence ATGAATCTACCAGAATTAAAAATAGGCGACTTAACAGCCAAAATCCCTGTCATCCAAGGTGGTATGGGTATTGGTATCTCCCTAAATAGACTGGCAGGAAGTGTCGCTGCTCAAGGCGGTATCGGCATTCTATCAACTGCTCAAATTGGTTTTCAAGAAGATAAATTTCAACGTGCTTCAGTTAGAACTAACTTGCAAACAATCAAGAAACAACTAGATAAAGCACGTAGTTTTGCAAAAGGTGGTATCTTGGGCTTTAACGTCATGGTCGCAAGCTTCCGTTATGACGAAGTTGTTAAGGCAACCGTTGAAGCTGGTGCTGATGTCATCATCTCTGGTGCTGGTTTACCGATGAATTTACCTGAACTTGTCGGTAATGCCAAAACAAAAATCGCCCCAATCGTCTCTTCTGTTAAAGCAGCGAAGATTATCTTACGTAACTGGGCAAAAAAATATAATCGGACAGCTGACTTTGTTGTCATCGAAGGTCCTAAAGCTGGTGGTCACCTAGGATTTAAAGCAACTGAAATTGAACATGCCATGCAAACAATGGATGATGAAGTTGTTAAAATCATCGCCCACATTAAGGAATACGAAGAAAAATTCGATACAACAATTCCTGTTGTCTTTGCTGGCGGTGTATGGGATCGTGCAGATATTGAGCATTACCTAAATCTCGGTTGTTCTGGCGTTCAAATGGCGACACGTTTTATCGGTACTGAAGAATGTGATGCACCAGATGACTTCAAAGATCGTTTCTTGAAAGCAACTGAAGATGATATTCATTTGACGACATCTCCAGTTGGCTTACCAGGTCGTGCAATTGATAATAAATTTACGGAAACAATCTCAGCAGGTGTAGCAGATTATAAAGCACAAGCTGCGCCTAAGACACCGATTATTCCAATCGCTAAATGTTTAAATTGTTTACAGGTTAAATTATGTGACCGTAAAACAATCCCTTACTGTATCAGTGAGGCCTTGCTTAACTCTGTAGAACATAATACAGATATGGGCTTAATCTTCTCAGGAACAAATGGCTATAAAATTAATGAAATTACAACAGTCAAAGCGATTTTCGAAGAATTGACTGCTTAA
- a CDS encoding dihydroorotate oxidase, producing MASLQATFYGHTYENPFMNASGVHCMDTAELDGLATSAAGSFVTKSATAEGRDGNPEPRYVNLELGSINSMGLPNLGLSYYLDDAIKRQTAHPDQPFFLSVASYKGFDEYVANMKAIQDSAYTGLVELNLSCPNVPGKPQMAYDFEDTEKLLTEIFSFYTKPFGVKLPPYFDFMHFDKIAAVLNQFDLKFVNCINSVGNGLYIDDETDTVVIKPKGGFGGIGGEYVKPTALANVRALRQRLNPTIDIIGTGGILTGRDAYEHLLCGASMLQVGTQLYKEGLGVFDRLNTELLAILEAKGYNTIAEFKGKLATLD from the coding sequence ATGGCGAGTTTACAAGCAACTTTTTACGGACACACCTATGAAAATCCATTTATGAATGCCTCTGGTGTACATTGTATGGATACTGCAGAACTTGATGGACTAGCCACTTCTGCCGCTGGGTCATTTGTGACAAAATCAGCGACTGCCGAGGGGCGTGATGGCAATCCAGAACCTCGCTATGTTAACCTTGAGCTTGGCAGCATTAACTCAATGGGCTTGCCAAACCTCGGTCTCTCTTATTACCTTGATGATGCGATAAAACGACAAACTGCTCATCCTGACCAGCCTTTTTTCTTAAGTGTTGCTTCATATAAAGGATTTGATGAATATGTTGCCAATATGAAAGCTATTCAAGACAGTGCCTATACAGGCCTTGTTGAACTCAACCTATCTTGTCCAAACGTACCAGGTAAACCTCAAATGGCCTATGATTTTGAGGATACTGAAAAACTACTAACTGAGATTTTTAGTTTTTACACTAAGCCTTTCGGTGTCAAACTCCCACCCTATTTTGATTTCATGCATTTTGATAAGATTGCTGCAGTTTTAAATCAATTTGACCTTAAGTTTGTCAACTGTATTAATTCTGTTGGTAATGGGCTTTATATTGATGATGAAACGGATACCGTTGTCATTAAACCTAAAGGCGGTTTTGGCGGCATAGGTGGCGAATATGTTAAACCAACTGCACTTGCCAATGTCCGTGCCCTCAGACAACGCCTCAATCCGACGATCGATATTATCGGCACTGGTGGTATTTTGACTGGTCGTGATGCCTATGAACATCTACTTTGCGGTGCATCTATGCTCCAAGTCGGCACTCAATTATATAAAGAAGGACTTGGCGTGTTTGATCGACTCAACACTGAATTACTTGCCATTTTAGAAGCAAAAGGCTATAACACGATTGCTGAGTTTAAGGGCAAACTTGCTACCCTAGATTAA